A genome region from Manihot esculenta cultivar AM560-2 chromosome 5, M.esculenta_v8, whole genome shotgun sequence includes the following:
- the LOC110615674 gene encoding protein PHOSPHATE-INDUCED 1, protein MLTRSLLCPLITIVALALSQGSHANQNQTRSSSAALTSASFVYHGGPLLNQPRSINVYLIWYGAFSMKDKSIVLDFFASFNPKVLNPRLQPTVLTWWKITASYKDKAHKPVSRAFRVVKQVGDAYSLGKNIRRAQVADVVKNKIKAKKLPEDSNGFYLVLTSKDTIVENFCRNSCGFHDSVQISKGKLVYGHVGDSGQCSGFCAWPYAVPPYGPPGPPLVAPNGVSVDGIIINIATVLAGATTNPYKNGYFQGDALAPLEAVSACPGIFGAGAYPGYPGKLIVDKATKASYNAYGANSKKFLVPAIWDLLTSACKPVAT, encoded by the coding sequence ATGTTAACAAGGTCTTTGCTCTGCCCCCTGATCACTATAGTTGCCCTGGCCTTATCACAAGGATCGCATGCTAACCAAAACCAAACCCGTTCTTCTTCTGCAGCCCTAACATCCGCCTCATTCGTGTATCATGGAGGCCCTCTCTTGAATCAACCTAGAAGTATCAATGTCTACCTTATATGGTATGGAGCTTTCTCCATGAAAGATAAATCCATCGTACTCGATTTCTTTGCTTCTTTTAACCCCAAGGTTCTTAATCCCCGTCTACAGCCTACTGTCTTAACATGGTGGAAAATAACTGCTTCTTACAAAGACAAGGCTCATAAGCCTGTTTCTAGGGCTTTTAGAGTCGTTAAACAAGTTGGTGATGCATATTCTTTGGGCAAGAATATCAGACGTGCCCAAGTAGCCGACGTTGTCAAGAACAAGATAAAGGCAAAAAAATTACCTGAAGACTCTAATGGTTTTTACTTAGTTTTGACCTCTAAGGACACAATTGTGGAGAATTTTTGCAGGAATTCTTGTGGGTTCCATGACAGTGTTCAGATCTCCAAGGGTAAATTAGTGTATGGACATGTAGGAGACTCGGGACAGTGTTCTGGATTTTGTGCCTGGCCTTATGCAGTTCCACCTTATGGTCCTCCAGGGCCTCCCTTGGTGGCACCTAATGGTGTTAGTGTCGATGGAATTATTATAAACATTGCAACTGTTCTTGCAGGAGCTACTACCAACCCTTATAAGAACGGTTACTTCCAAGGTGATGCCTTAGCACCACTAGAGGCTGTCTCAGCTTGTCCTGGAATATTTGGTGCTGGAGCTTATCCAGGATATCCTGGAAAATTGATTGTTGATAAGGCCACCAAGGCAAGTTATAACGCTTATGGTGCCAATAGCAAGAAATTTCTCGTTCCAGCGATTTGGGACTTGCTGACCTCGGCCTGTAAGCCCGTTGCCACTTAA